One Methylomarinovum tepidoasis DNA window includes the following coding sequences:
- a CDS encoding cupredoxin domain-containing protein: MPSLAVVLLLLFSLTGPAHAGHRMDMDSMVMNENPTRLPQGCAQISEDVKITVHAGRKYAKKFSGLVFAYDRQSWEVPPCARLTVRFVNEDNIRHQFMVHGLPQDLYPMGMFTIEVSGPGEETASFILPPYKKTYLVHCDIAQHTEHGMKAQIKVAGGDRDLASLPGLTKPVRPDRYPTRWTGGRIVFLALALAGGILLVWAGRWILRSLAED, encoded by the coding sequence TTGCCCAGCCTTGCCGTCGTCTTGCTTCTCCTGTTCTCCCTCACCGGCCCGGCCCATGCCGGCCACCGCATGGACATGGACAGCATGGTGATGAACGAGAACCCGACCCGCCTGCCCCAGGGCTGTGCCCAGATCTCCGAGGACGTCAAGATCACCGTCCACGCCGGGCGCAAATACGCCAAAAAGTTCTCCGGGCTGGTGTTCGCCTACGACCGGCAGAGCTGGGAGGTGCCACCCTGCGCCCGCCTCACCGTGCGCTTCGTCAACGAAGACAACATCCGCCACCAGTTCATGGTCCACGGCCTGCCGCAGGACCTCTACCCCATGGGCATGTTCACCATCGAGGTCTCCGGTCCCGGCGAAGAAACCGCCAGTTTCATTCTGCCGCCCTACAAAAAGACCTATCTGGTCCACTGCGACATCGCCCAGCACACCGAACACGGCATGAAGGCCCAGATCAAAGTGGCCGGCGGCGACCGCGACCTGGCCAGCCTGCCGGGGCTGACCAAACCGGTCCGCCCGGACCGTTATCCCACCCGCTGGACCGGCGGGCGCATCGTCTTCCTCGCGCTGGCATTGGCCGGCGGCATCCTGCTGGTGTGGGCCGGGCGCTGGATACTCCGGAGTCTGGCGGAAGATTGA
- a CDS encoding multicopper oxidase domain-containing protein codes for MKPLRLSAYLLGIVLSLGAAWLLFPGNATQAGLEAPPTMKWVPSISETEPLCSFTHPEWRQAQTIEDVEIDEDPQCKPDNPYLIASVVKGTNNVTMPTLMKTRLAADAVVKENDRDGDGDPDVIHIHLEVGELNGSTPDGDFLIPGYRIAPGLTPGIWVFVPKMRGMATVDAVNLDATPLLRAPSPPIRVEQGDTVYLTLENTHYLPHTIHLHGVDHPYLKPNGEGNDGVPITSEQMLMPGERRTYQIQPRQPGTMLYHCHVQTDKHMLMGLQGLFIVEENRPDNWLQTFNVGAGKVRHPSQAVRKKYAQEYDLHYQTLDKERYRPIQQYNDPRLVAKAMNRDYDITDADEDFFLVNGRSFPYTLRDSLIVVEPDQQVLLRVVNGHPHTLGLHLHGHKTTAVAVDGVPLKRPITRDVQDLAPAQRLDLVLDTHDDGLHSFGQGAWLMHDHAEKSVTSDGVGPGGDISLVVYRRFLDENGLPKLQGMDLVPFFNRWFYQKQVPVWARSKDWEIYSDPAPLPPDPVRVLLAGLSLGLALGLAFFAWREWRKAS; via the coding sequence ATGAAGCCTCTGCGTCTGTCCGCCTATCTCCTCGGTATCGTGCTGAGCCTGGGAGCGGCCTGGCTGCTGTTTCCCGGCAACGCCACCCAGGCCGGTCTCGAAGCGCCGCCGACGATGAAATGGGTGCCCTCGATCTCCGAGACCGAACCACTTTGCAGTTTCACCCATCCCGAATGGCGCCAGGCCCAGACCATCGAAGACGTCGAGATCGACGAGGACCCCCAGTGTAAGCCGGACAACCCCTACCTGATCGCCAGCGTGGTCAAAGGCACCAACAACGTCACCATGCCCACCCTGATGAAGACCCGTCTGGCAGCCGATGCGGTGGTGAAGGAAAACGACCGCGACGGTGACGGCGACCCCGACGTCATCCACATCCACCTGGAGGTGGGGGAACTGAACGGCAGCACCCCCGACGGCGACTTCCTCATCCCCGGCTACCGCATCGCCCCGGGCCTGACCCCGGGCATCTGGGTGTTCGTGCCCAAGATGCGCGGCATGGCCACCGTCGATGCCGTCAACCTCGACGCCACCCCCCTGCTGCGCGCCCCCTCGCCGCCGATCCGGGTGGAACAGGGCGACACCGTCTATCTCACCCTGGAGAACACCCATTATCTGCCCCACACCATTCATCTGCACGGCGTCGATCATCCCTACCTCAAACCCAACGGCGAGGGCAACGACGGCGTCCCCATCACCAGCGAGCAGATGCTGATGCCGGGCGAGCGCCGCACTTATCAGATCCAGCCACGCCAACCCGGCACCATGCTCTACCACTGCCACGTACAGACCGACAAGCACATGCTCATGGGGCTGCAGGGGCTGTTCATCGTCGAGGAGAACCGCCCGGACAACTGGTTACAGACCTTCAACGTCGGCGCCGGCAAGGTCCGCCATCCCTCGCAGGCGGTGCGGAAAAAATACGCCCAGGAATACGACCTCCACTACCAGACGCTGGACAAGGAACGCTACCGGCCCATCCAGCAATACAACGATCCGCGCCTGGTGGCCAAGGCCATGAACCGGGATTACGACATCACCGACGCCGACGAGGATTTCTTCCTGGTCAACGGCCGGTCCTTTCCCTACACCCTGCGCGACAGCCTGATCGTGGTGGAACCGGATCAGCAAGTGCTGCTGCGGGTGGTCAACGGCCACCCGCACACCCTGGGGCTGCACCTCCACGGCCACAAAACCACCGCCGTCGCCGTCGATGGCGTTCCCCTGAAACGACCGATCACCCGCGACGTCCAGGATCTGGCCCCGGCCCAGCGCCTCGACCTAGTGCTCGACACCCACGACGACGGCCTGCACAGCTTCGGCCAGGGCGCCTGGCTGATGCACGACCATGCGGAAAAGAGCGTCACCTCCGATGGCGTCGGCCCCGGCGGCGACATCAGCCTCGTCGTCTACCGCCGCTTCCTGGACGAAAACGGTCTCCCCAAGCTGCAGGGCATGGATCTGGTGCCGTTCTTCAACCGCTGGTTCTACCAGAAGCAGGTGCCGGTCTGGGCCCGCAGCAAGGACTGGGAAATCTACAGCGATCCGGCGCCCCTGCCGCCCGATCCGGTGCGGGTGCTGCTGGCGGGCCTGAGCCTGGGGCTGGCGTTGGGATTGGCCTTCTTCGCTTGGCGGGAATGGAGGAAAGCGTCATGA
- the fchA gene encoding methenyltetrahydrofolate cyclohydrolase produces MLKDQSLDTFLDRLASADPTPGGGSAAAVMGAMGAALAGMVASLTVGKPRYRAVEAEMQALQAQAAELRQRLLAAIEADVAAFDRVMAAYRLPKDDPNRSEAIQAALKGATDVPLACARLCVAVIDLCHEAAAKGNPNVLSDAGVGVLAAQAALKSCAINVTVNLNAIRDPAFVAERREELEALLAGKDREVEQLYNHILAKL; encoded by the coding sequence ATGCTCAAAGACCAATCCCTCGATACTTTCCTCGACCGGCTGGCCAGCGCCGACCCCACCCCCGGCGGCGGCAGCGCGGCGGCGGTGATGGGAGCGATGGGCGCGGCGCTGGCCGGCATGGTCGCCAGCCTCACCGTGGGCAAGCCCCGCTATCGGGCGGTGGAGGCCGAAATGCAGGCCCTGCAGGCACAAGCCGCGGAACTGCGCCAGCGGCTGCTGGCCGCCATCGAGGCGGATGTGGCTGCCTTCGACCGGGTCATGGCCGCCTACCGTCTTCCCAAGGACGATCCGAACCGCAGCGAGGCGATCCAAGCCGCCCTCAAGGGCGCCACCGACGTGCCCCTCGCCTGCGCCCGGCTGTGTGTGGCGGTCATCGATCTCTGCCATGAGGCAGCGGCAAAAGGCAATCCCAACGTGCTGTCCGATGCCGGCGTCGGGGTGCTGGCGGCCCAGGCGGCGCTCAAGAGCTGCGCCATCAACGTGACCGTCAACCTCAACGCCATCCGCGATCCGGCCTTCGTGGCCGAGCGCCGCGAAGAACTGGAAGCCCTGCTCGCCGGCAAGGACCGGGAAGTCGAGCAGCTGTACAACCACATTCTGGCCAAGCTATGA
- a CDS encoding NADP-dependent methylenetetrahydromethanopterin/methylenetetrahydrofolate dehydrogenase translates to MKKLLFQFDTDSHPASFDTVVAYDGGADHVIGHANLTPDNVGPLVDGTIFTRAPKDKKNTAIFIGGSDLQAGEALLAAVTARFFANFRVSVMLDSNGSNTTAAAGVARIVASTEVRGKKAVVLAGTGPVGQRAAALLAKEGAQVVLTSRSLARARAACEAMRRRFGVEITPVEAIDAAARAAVIEDAQIVFATGAAGVRLLEEFQWRDLSRLEVLVDANATPPLGIEGVDMMDRGTERHGKICWGAIGFGALKLAVHRACIAKLFERNDLVLDAEEIYAIAREMVHT, encoded by the coding sequence GTGAAGAAACTCCTGTTCCAGTTCGATACCGACAGCCATCCGGCCTCTTTCGATACCGTGGTCGCCTACGATGGCGGCGCCGACCACGTCATCGGTCATGCCAACCTGACGCCGGACAACGTGGGCCCTTTGGTGGACGGCACCATCTTCACCCGCGCCCCCAAGGACAAGAAGAACACCGCCATCTTCATCGGCGGCAGCGACCTCCAGGCCGGCGAGGCGCTGCTGGCGGCGGTCACGGCCCGGTTCTTCGCCAATTTCCGGGTGTCGGTGATGCTCGACAGCAACGGCAGCAATACCACCGCGGCCGCCGGGGTGGCGCGGATCGTCGCCAGCACCGAGGTGCGGGGCAAGAAGGCGGTGGTGCTCGCCGGCACCGGCCCTGTCGGCCAGCGCGCCGCCGCTCTGCTGGCCAAGGAGGGGGCGCAGGTGGTGCTGACCTCGCGCTCCCTGGCACGGGCCCGGGCCGCCTGCGAGGCGATGAGGCGGCGTTTCGGGGTGGAGATCACCCCGGTGGAGGCCATCGACGCCGCCGCCCGTGCCGCCGTCATCGAAGACGCCCAGATCGTGTTCGCCACCGGCGCCGCCGGCGTTCGGCTGTTGGAGGAATTCCAGTGGCGGGATCTGTCCCGGCTGGAGGTTCTCGTCGACGCCAACGCCACCCCGCCTTTGGGCATCGAAGGGGTGGACATGATGGACCGCGGCACGGAACGCCACGGCAAGATCTGCTGGGGGGCCATCGGTTTCGGCGCCCTGAAACTAGCCGTGCACCGGGCCTGCATCGCCAAACTGTTCGAACGCAACGATCTGGTGCTGGACGCCGAGGAAATCTACGCCATCGCCAGAGAGATGGTGCATACGTAA
- a CDS encoding c-type cytochrome, which yields MKKLMTIVALAGITATAGAADVAAGKAKAAACGGCHGADGIATNPAYPNLAGQHAQYLVAAMKAYKTGARDHAVMKAMVSSLSDEDMENIAAYYESLKK from the coding sequence ATGAAGAAACTGATGACGATTGTGGCCCTGGCCGGGATCACCGCCACCGCCGGTGCAGCTGATGTCGCCGCCGGCAAGGCCAAGGCGGCTGCCTGCGGCGGCTGTCATGGGGCCGACGGCATCGCCACCAATCCGGCCTATCCCAATCTCGCCGGCCAGCACGCCCAGTATCTGGTGGCGGCGATGAAGGCCTACAAGACCGGTGCCCGCGACCACGCGGTCATGAAAGCCATGGTGAGCAGTCTCTCCGACGAGGACATGGAAAACATCGCCGCCTACTACGAAAGCCTGAAAAAATAA
- a CDS encoding peptidylprolyl isomerase, which produces MRTLIFAALLASTTLQAKVLVTVDGTPVTSEQLEQTLRSSPFATQYPGLDADEQAVLRRDLLQRLVQAEVLYQEARRLGLEQDETVRRDVAEFETGLLAQKYLQYLRDRIEIPAPKQAEWRRRLGTDLDALAAVRSVYVADRYRQAKATTLDRLRQRYGDLPETELLARGAREAGIDVSAQVAGFRRERLIQRLLERKEKEWIPDQSVLRDYYQRHPEIGRVPERRHVGQIVVADRDTAWALRRRILQGESLFRLAKQYSIDPYGRQHAGDMGWLPEGSAMPAIEAALATLKDGEISEVIETPKGFHLVTIIERKPGEQKPFAAIGDRVRRALLLERMPAWLAEVTARHRIVWTAADQASR; this is translated from the coding sequence ATGCGAACCCTGATTTTCGCCGCGTTGCTGGCAAGTACGACGCTGCAGGCCAAGGTGCTGGTCACCGTCGACGGGACACCGGTCACTTCCGAGCAACTGGAACAGACCCTGCGCTCCTCACCCTTCGCCACCCAGTATCCCGGCCTCGACGCCGACGAACAGGCCGTCCTGCGCCGCGATCTGTTGCAGCGCTTGGTGCAGGCGGAGGTGCTGTATCAGGAGGCCAGACGCCTGGGGTTGGAACAAGACGAAACCGTGCGTCGTGACGTGGCCGAATTCGAGACCGGCCTGCTGGCACAGAAATACCTGCAATACCTGCGCGACCGGATCGAAATCCCGGCGCCAAAACAGGCCGAATGGCGCCGCCGCCTGGGTACCGATCTCGACGCCCTAGCCGCGGTCCGTTCGGTTTACGTCGCCGACCGCTACCGTCAGGCCAAGGCCACGACTCTGGACCGGCTGCGGCAGCGGTACGGCGATCTGCCCGAAACCGAGCTTTTGGCCCGGGGCGCCAGGGAGGCGGGGATCGACGTTTCCGCCCAGGTGGCCGGCTTCCGGCGGGAACGCCTGATCCAGCGCCTCTTGGAACGGAAGGAAAAGGAATGGATTCCCGACCAGAGCGTGTTACGCGACTACTACCAGCGTCATCCGGAAATCGGCCGGGTGCCGGAGCGGCGCCACGTCGGCCAGATCGTGGTGGCCGACCGCGATACGGCCTGGGCCCTGCGCCGCCGGATTCTGCAAGGCGAGAGCCTGTTCCGGCTCGCCAAACAGTACAGCATCGACCCTTACGGCAGGCAACACGCCGGCGACATGGGTTGGTTGCCGGAAGGCAGCGCCATGCCCGCGATCGAAGCGGCGCTGGCCACCTTGAAGGATGGCGAGATCAGCGAGGTGATCGAAACCCCGAAGGGGTTCCATCTCGTCACCATCATCGAACGCAAGCCCGGTGAACAAAAGCCTTTCGCCGCCATCGGCGACCGGGTACGGCGGGCGTTGCTGCTGGAGCGGATGCCCGCTTGGCTGGCTGAAGTCACGGCCCGCCACCGCATCGTCTGGACGGCAGCGGATCAGGCTTCCAGATAG
- a CDS encoding AI-2E family transporter, whose translation MNTDFNKIAIETAIRLGTITLLAAWCFLIVRPFVDVVIWGIVIAVSLHSPFRLLNRWLGDRQGWTALLLTVLMLTGLILPMIQLAEIAVRNFQSTAASLAGDMVSLPELPSRIADWPLIGRPLQRFWELLGHNLEDTFRLLRPQIRQLAGWLLSATAATGMAILQFVLAIIIAGLLLANAPAAARTARRIALRLAGERGPELVRLAESTIRGVATGVVGVALLQALLAGLGFVAVGLPGAGLLAVLCLFLAVIQLGPALVLVPAAIYVFSTQGGMVATAFTVWCVVVALLDNVLKPLLMGRGVDIPMLVIFLGAIGGMMLSGLIGLFVGAVVLALGYELFRGWVYLEA comes from the coding sequence ATGAATACGGACTTTAACAAAATCGCAATCGAAACCGCCATCCGCCTCGGCACGATCACGCTGCTGGCCGCCTGGTGCTTCTTGATCGTCCGTCCTTTCGTCGATGTGGTCATCTGGGGGATCGTCATCGCCGTAAGCCTCCATTCCCCTTTCCGCCTCCTCAACCGCTGGCTGGGAGACCGGCAAGGCTGGACGGCTTTGCTGCTGACGGTTCTGATGCTGACAGGACTGATCCTGCCGATGATCCAGCTGGCGGAAATCGCCGTTCGTAACTTCCAGAGCACCGCCGCCAGCTTGGCCGGCGACATGGTGAGCCTGCCGGAACTGCCATCGCGGATCGCCGACTGGCCTCTGATCGGACGCCCGCTCCAACGGTTCTGGGAACTGCTGGGCCACAATCTGGAGGATACTTTCAGACTCCTTCGTCCCCAGATCCGACAACTGGCCGGCTGGCTGCTGTCGGCGACCGCAGCCACCGGGATGGCGATCCTGCAGTTCGTGTTGGCGATCATCATCGCTGGCCTCCTGTTGGCCAACGCACCGGCGGCGGCACGTACAGCCCGTCGGATCGCCCTCCGCCTGGCAGGCGAGCGGGGACCGGAGCTGGTACGGCTGGCGGAATCCACCATTCGCGGGGTCGCCACCGGGGTCGTCGGTGTGGCGCTGCTTCAGGCGTTGCTGGCCGGCCTGGGATTCGTGGCCGTCGGTCTGCCTGGTGCGGGGCTGCTGGCGGTCCTGTGCCTGTTCCTGGCGGTCATCCAGTTGGGACCGGCGCTGGTGCTGGTGCCTGCAGCGATCTATGTGTTTTCCACCCAAGGTGGGATGGTGGCGACCGCCTTCACGGTCTGGTGCGTGGTGGTCGCCCTGCTCGACAACGTTCTCAAACCCCTGTTGATGGGCCGGGGGGTGGACATCCCCATGCTGGTCATCTTTCTGGGAGCCATCGGCGGGATGATGTTGTCCGGCCTGATAGGCCTGTTCGTGGGAGCCGTGGTACTGGCGCTGGGTTACGAACTGTTCCGTGGCTGGGTCTATCTGGAAGCCTGA
- a CDS encoding cation:dicarboxylate symporter family transporter, producing the protein MGKDNRTSLSQRILIGLLLGIVTGLFLGERAAPLNLIGRAYIGLLQMSILPYMVVSLIAGIGGLDYTKAKRLALTAGIVLLGSWLLAFLVIYVMPLAFPDMPAGTFYSPSMVEQRQVDFIDLYIPVNPFRSLARTIVPASAVFSVIFGIALIGIEDKHSLLHLLDTVQKTLTRIAMMVIQLSPFGIFAIAANAAGTLSFADFGRLQVYVTVFILASLLLTFLILPGLTALLTPFSYRAILRACRASLITGFATGNLFIVLPMLIEQAKALFQSHGSLDQDKERFIEVLIPTSFNFPNIGKLITLLFVLFAGWFSGTEIALSQYPAFSLLGLFTLFGGVDLALPFLLDQMRIPADLYQLYLVTGILNGWFATLLAVMNLFTFTLLATAAATGMLRLDLRKLGYFIVGMAVVTGGVVLGVRLFLTELLTHEQQTTTTLLQLRIESPAPARVMKHIPAVKSPPPQQSRLQRILRTRTLRVGYHPGQLPFSFFNDQGELAGYDIALCHRFAQDLKLKLIFVPWTYKTLVTQLHNGQIDLAVGGLLVTPARLPKLLFSTPYMTVTLGVLLPDYRRHDFDTWEAISHAGLRLGISGKTLASAAAEYLPGAHIVKLPSNQTFFQRSDLDGLIISAEAGSAWTTLHPEYAVVIPEPHIATPVAFALPRGDLEWRTFLDTWMTLEKTLGIPRQLYDRWILGKGVKETTKRWSILDTLLDDDGA; encoded by the coding sequence ATGGGAAAAGACAACCGCACCAGCCTGTCCCAGCGCATCCTCATCGGTTTGCTGCTGGGCATCGTCACCGGTCTGTTCCTAGGGGAGCGGGCCGCACCGCTAAACCTGATCGGGCGGGCCTACATCGGCCTGCTGCAAATGTCCATCCTGCCTTACATGGTGGTTTCGCTGATTGCCGGCATCGGCGGATTGGATTACACCAAGGCCAAGCGCCTGGCCCTGACTGCCGGGATCGTGCTGCTCGGTTCCTGGCTCCTGGCCTTTCTGGTCATCTACGTGATGCCCCTGGCCTTCCCGGATATGCCCGCCGGCACTTTCTACAGCCCCAGCATGGTGGAACAACGCCAGGTCGATTTCATCGATCTCTACATTCCGGTCAACCCGTTCCGTTCCCTGGCCCGCACCATCGTGCCCGCCTCGGCGGTTTTCAGCGTGATCTTCGGTATCGCCCTGATCGGTATCGAGGACAAACACTCTCTCCTGCACCTTCTGGATACCGTCCAGAAGACGCTGACCCGGATCGCCATGATGGTGATCCAGCTCAGCCCCTTCGGCATTTTCGCCATCGCCGCCAATGCCGCCGGCACCTTGTCTTTCGCCGATTTCGGCCGGCTCCAGGTGTATGTGACGGTCTTCATCCTCGCCTCGCTGCTGCTGACCTTTCTGATCCTGCCGGGCCTGACCGCCCTCCTGACTCCGTTTTCCTACCGGGCCATCCTGCGCGCCTGTCGCGCCTCCCTCATCACCGGTTTCGCCACCGGCAATCTGTTCATCGTCCTGCCGATGCTGATCGAACAGGCCAAGGCGTTGTTCCAGAGTCACGGTTCCCTCGACCAGGACAAGGAACGCTTCATCGAAGTTCTGATCCCGACGTCATTCAATTTTCCCAACATCGGCAAACTGATTACCCTGCTGTTCGTACTGTTCGCCGGCTGGTTCAGCGGCACCGAAATCGCCCTGTCCCAGTACCCCGCCTTCTCATTGCTGGGACTGTTCACTCTGTTCGGTGGCGTCGACCTGGCATTGCCGTTCCTGCTCGATCAGATGCGAATCCCCGCGGACCTGTATCAACTTTACCTGGTCACCGGCATCCTCAACGGCTGGTTCGCCACCCTGCTGGCGGTCATGAATCTTTTCACCTTCACGTTGCTGGCCACGGCCGCCGCTACCGGGATGCTGCGTCTTGATTTGCGGAAACTGGGCTATTTCATCGTCGGGATGGCGGTCGTGACGGGGGGTGTCGTCCTGGGTGTCCGCCTGTTTCTGACCGAATTGTTGACCCACGAACAGCAGACGACCACCACATTGCTGCAGTTGAGGATCGAATCGCCAGCACCGGCCCGGGTCATGAAACACATTCCCGCCGTCAAATCCCCGCCACCGCAGCAGTCACGGTTGCAACGGATTCTGCGAACCCGGACCTTGCGGGTAGGTTATCATCCGGGACAGCTTCCTTTCAGTTTCTTCAACGACCAAGGCGAGCTGGCAGGCTACGACATCGCCCTCTGCCACCGCTTCGCCCAGGATCTGAAACTGAAACTGATCTTCGTCCCCTGGACTTACAAAACCCTAGTCACACAACTGCACAATGGCCAGATCGATCTGGCGGTCGGCGGCCTTCTCGTGACTCCGGCACGGCTGCCCAAGCTGCTGTTCTCCACACCCTACATGACCGTCACCCTCGGCGTGCTGCTTCCCGACTACCGACGCCACGATTTCGACACCTGGGAAGCGATCAGCCATGCCGGTCTGCGGCTAGGGATTTCCGGCAAAACCCTAGCCAGCGCCGCGGCCGAATATCTCCCCGGGGCCCATATCGTGAAACTGCCTTCGAACCAAACGTTCTTCCAGCGTAGCGATTTGGACGGACTCATCATCAGCGCCGAAGCCGGATCCGCCTGGACCACGCTGCATCCCGAATACGCGGTGGTGATTCCCGAACCCCACATCGCCACGCCGGTGGCCTTCGCCCTGCCCCGGGGAGACTTGGAATGGCGCACCTTCCTCGACACCTGGATGACATTGGAGAAAACGCTCGGCATTCCCCGGCAACTCTACGACCGCTGGATTCTGGGCAAGGGCGTCAAGGAAACAACCAAACGCTGGTCCATCCTCGACACCCTGCTGGACGACGATGGCGCCTGA
- the hisC gene encoding histidinol-phosphate transaminase: MRPEDFFRPDILAASAYHVPDATGFIKLDAMENPYDWPPEMVEAWLDHLRRAHPNRYPDPQAPALKQALRRHAQVPEGMEILLGNGSDEIIQILLMALVGRNHATVLAPQPTFVMYQEIARWLNLDFVGVPLQADFGLDRAAMLEAIARHRPEIIFLAYPNNPTGNLFDAALMEEIIRRTPGLVVVDEAYAPFAQATFMDRLETFDNLLVMRTLSKLGLAGLRLGFLTGRPEWLRHFDKLRLPYNINILTQLSAEFALDHAEVFERQTAAIRAERDRLFQALSLLPGVQAFPSAANFILLQVPGAGKVFEALKRRGILVKNLSPAGGPLSDCLRVTVGTPEENQAFLDALRTVLLRQIPADGSERA; this comes from the coding sequence ATGAGACCTGAAGACTTCTTCCGTCCCGACATCCTGGCGGCCTCCGCCTATCACGTGCCGGACGCCACGGGCTTCATCAAGCTCGACGCCATGGAAAACCCCTACGACTGGCCGCCGGAGATGGTCGAAGCATGGCTCGACCACCTGCGCCGGGCCCACCCCAACCGTTACCCCGATCCCCAGGCCCCGGCCCTGAAACAGGCCCTGCGCCGCCATGCGCAGGTACCGGAGGGCATGGAAATCCTCCTGGGCAACGGCTCCGACGAGATCATCCAGATCCTGCTCATGGCCTTGGTGGGACGGAATCACGCCACCGTGCTGGCGCCCCAGCCCACTTTCGTCATGTATCAGGAAATCGCCCGCTGGCTGAACCTGGACTTCGTCGGCGTCCCCCTGCAGGCGGACTTCGGCCTCGACCGCGCGGCGATGCTGGAGGCCATCGCGCGCCACCGGCCGGAGATCATCTTCCTCGCCTATCCCAACAATCCCACCGGCAACCTGTTCGACGCCGCGCTGATGGAGGAAATCATCCGCCGCACGCCGGGGCTGGTGGTGGTGGACGAAGCCTACGCCCCCTTCGCCCAGGCCACCTTCATGGACCGCCTGGAGACGTTCGACAACCTGCTGGTGATGCGCACCCTGTCGAAGCTGGGGCTGGCCGGGCTGCGCCTGGGATTCCTGACCGGCCGGCCGGAATGGCTGAGACACTTCGACAAGCTGCGCCTGCCCTACAACATCAACATCCTCACCCAGCTCAGCGCCGAGTTCGCCCTCGATCACGCCGAGGTCTTCGAGCGCCAGACCGCCGCCATCCGCGCCGAGCGCGACCGCCTGTTCCAGGCCCTGTCCCTACTGCCCGGCGTGCAAGCCTTCCCGAGCGCGGCCAATTTCATCCTGCTGCAGGTTCCCGGCGCGGGCAAGGTCTTCGAAGCCCTGAAACGCCGCGGTATCCTGGTCAAGAACCTATCACCCGCCGGCGGGCCGCTCAGCGACTGTCTGCGGGTCACGGTGGGAACGCCGGAGGAAAACCAGGCGTTTCTGGACGCCCTGCGCACCGTTCTGTTGCGCCAGATCCCAGCCGACGGTAGCGAGCGGGCATGA